A DNA window from Helianthus annuus cultivar XRQ/B chromosome 15, HanXRQr2.0-SUNRISE, whole genome shotgun sequence contains the following coding sequences:
- the LOC110912252 gene encoding alpha-copaene synthase-like → MAATEANTIPQANTESTIQLARPLANFPPSIWGDRFLLFCPDNSQLEAYGKAMEQPKEQLRRLIVNPAIDSNEKLSLIYSVYRLGLAYLFSEDIDGQLDKLFNQLNMQSYHEADLYTISIHFQVFRIFGYKFSCDVFNKFKDFSMGEITEDITIDARGMMSFYESAQLRISGESILDEAVSFLESKLKTVEKTLQGALARQVKHVLERPFHRGHPMFEARQYLLNFEEEISGYDSLLTLAKVHFNYLQLLQKEELRIVSKWWKELELQVKTSYVRDRVPECYVWILSLFSEPYYSQARIITTKVILLVLVLDDTYDAYATIEEIRLLTDAINRWDISAMMQLPEYIKPFYEIILNEYAEFKKQGLTDFTEASKKAFQEQARGYHQEAEWRHRREVPSFEEYMRIGLPTSTHDLLCKSALIGMGKIVTQEAYAWYQSHPKIMIASQTISRLQDDVMTVEFERERAPSATGIDAYMKTFGVSENVAVEAIKKMVENAWKDINEGCLKPREVPMDLLAPIVNLARMIDVAYKHNDGFTFPEKTLKEIITLLLCVSVPM, encoded by the exons ATGGCTGCAACTGAAGCTAACACTATCCCCCAGGCCAACACAGAATCCACCATACAGTTGGCACGTCCTTTGGCCAACTTTCCTCCTTCGATATGGGGTGATCGCTTCCTATTATTCTGTCCTGACAATTCG CAATTGGAAGCATATGGTAAAGCTATGGAGCAGCCGAAAGAACAACTGAGAAGATTGATTGTAAACCCTGCTATTGATTCAAACGAAAAACTGAGCTTGATTTATTCAGTGTATCGTCTTGGTTTGGCATATCTTTTCTCGGAAGATATTGATGGCCAACTTGATAAACTTTTCAACCAGCTTAACATGCAAAGTTACCATGAAGCAGATCTCTATACAATATCTATTCACTTTCAAGTCTTTAGAATCTTTGGTTACAAAttttcttgtg ACGTGTTCAACAAATTCAAGGATTTTAGTATGGGTGAAATCACGGAAGACATTACTATAGATGCGAGGGGCATGATGAGTTTCTATGAGAGTGCTCAGTTAAGAATAAGTGGAGAATCTATCTTAGATGAAGCCGTTTCATTCCTAGAAAGTAAACTAAAAACCGTAGAGAAAACACTCCAAGGTGCTCTTGCACGACAAGTGAAACATGTGTTGGAGAGACCTTTTCATCGAGGGCATCCAATGTTTGAAGCAAGGCAGTATTTGTTGAATTTTGAAGAAGAAATTTCTGGATATGACTCACTACTAACTCTTGCAAAAGTGCATTTCAACTACTTGCAACTCCTACAGAAGGAAGAACTTCGAATTGTATCAAA GTGGTGGAAGGAGTTGGAATTACAAGTGAAAACATCTTATGTAAGAGATAGAGTGCCTGAGTGCTATGTATGGATATTATCACTATTCTCGGAGCCTTATTACTCTCAAGCCCGAATCATAACAAccaaagttatactacttgtgttGGTGTTAGATGATACATATGATGCATATGCTACAATCGAAGAGATCCGGCTTCTAACAGATGCAATAAACAG GTGGGACATTAGTGCGATGATGCAACTACCAGAATATATAAAACCATTCTACGAAATTATATTGAATGAGTATGCTGAATTCAAGAAACAAGGATTAACTGATTTTACCGAGGCATCAAAAAAAGCT TTTCAAGAACAAGCAAGAGGCTACCATCAAGAAGCTGAATGGAGGCATAGAAGAGAGGTGCCGTCATTTGAGGAATATATGAGGATTGGGTTACCAACATCAACACATGACCTTCTATGTAAGTCTGCCTTAATTGGTATGGGCAAGATTGTCACCCAAGAGGCTTATGCTTGGTACCAAAGTCATCCGAAGATCATGATAGCTTCACAGACGATTTCAAGACTCCAAGATGACGTGATGACTGTTGAG TTTGAGCGTGAAAGAGCTCCATCGGCCACAGGTATAGATGCATATATGAAGACTTTTGGGGTGTCAGAAAATGTTGCTGTGGAGGCAATAAAAAAAATGGTTGAAAATGCTTGGAAAGATATAAACGAGGGGTGTCTAAAGCCAAGGGAGGTCCCAATGGATCTACTCGCTCCAATTGTTAACCTTGCACGAATGATAGATGTGGCGTACAAACACAATGATGGGTTCACTTTTCCAGAAAAGACACTTAAGGAAATTATTACACTCTTGCTCTGTGTTTCAGTCCCCATGTAA
- the LOC110914067 gene encoding extensin-3-like gives MCLVGQRNGIPHSISHSIPSNSFYPLPLFFPHFIPSLTLRHKNRPSPPPPSSATTTCHRHHPPPTSADHHHRPAPPPPLTTIVATRHCRPRPLPPPSADHDHHHHPPLPPPATVDHRHPDRRPPPPSADWPTRPLPPPSTDHHHHHHPRPPPAVVDHDHPPSSPRPPPAATTISATRHRRPPPTLNIVAATANNRHPPTIATHRYYHRHPSLPPPLAATDHRHHSSLI, from the coding sequence atgtgtttggttggtcaacgtAATGGAATCCCCCATTCCATAagtcattccattccctcaaattcATTTTATCCACTCCCACTGTTTTTTCCCCATTTCATTCCCTCTCTCACCCTACGTCACAAAAACcgcccatcaccaccaccaccatcttccgcCACCACCACTTGCCATCGTCACCATCCGCCACCAAcctccgccgaccaccaccatCGTCCTGCGCCACCACCGCCATTGACTACCATCGTTGCCACCCGCCATTGCAGACCTCGACCACTACCACCACCCTCCGCCGaccacgaccaccaccaccatcctccgctGCCACCACCCGCCACTGTCGACCACCGCCACCCCGACCGCCGACCACCGCCACCCTCCGCCGACTGGCCAACCCGACCACTACCACCACCctccaccgaccaccaccaccatcatcatccgcGGCCACCACCTGCCGTCGTCGACCACGACCACCCACCGTCGTCGCCACGACCACCACCTGCCGCCACCACAATCTCCGCCACCCGCCACCGCAGACCACCGCCAACCCTGAACATCGTCGCCGCCACCGCTAACAACCGTCACCCACCGACCATCGCCACCCACCGTTACTACCACCGCCACCCATCACTGCCACCGCCACTAGCCGCCACCGATCACCGCCACCACTCATCGCTGATTTAG